One stretch of Planococcus sp. PAMC 21323 DNA includes these proteins:
- a CDS encoding proline dehydrogenase family protein: protein MGVTKNFFIALSKNQPLNSAAKKWGLKLGAGKVVAGTDITSMMQSVKELNANGISATIDSLGEFVHTKEEATKAKEAIIETLEAIQVHGVNAHMSVKLTQIGLDVDFDFCLKNIQEVVAEASRYDIFINLDMEDYAHLQQTLDILEALRAEYDNVGTVIQAYLYRSEKDLENLQNVRLRLVKGAYKESAEVSFQEKHEVDENYLKLIKIHLQCPGFTSIATHDHHIIEQVKAFVKEENIPLNRFEFQMLYGFRSEMQKDLAKEGFAFTTYVPFGQDWYAYYMRRLAERPQNINLFLKSMISK from the coding sequence GTGGGTGTAACAAAAAACTTCTTTATTGCATTGTCCAAAAACCAACCATTAAATAGTGCCGCTAAAAAATGGGGACTAAAATTAGGCGCTGGAAAAGTCGTGGCAGGAACTGACATCACCAGTATGATGCAGTCAGTAAAGGAACTGAATGCTAACGGAATTAGCGCTACAATCGATAGTCTTGGTGAATTTGTCCATACGAAAGAAGAAGCAACAAAAGCCAAAGAAGCTATAATAGAAACACTTGAAGCTATTCAAGTTCATGGTGTAAATGCACATATGTCGGTTAAATTAACACAAATTGGCTTAGATGTAGATTTTGACTTTTGTTTGAAAAACATTCAGGAAGTTGTGGCTGAAGCTTCCCGCTACGACATATTCATTAACCTAGATATGGAAGATTACGCTCACTTACAACAAACACTCGATATTCTTGAAGCTTTACGAGCAGAGTATGATAATGTCGGTACAGTTATCCAAGCTTACTTATACCGCTCCGAAAAAGATTTAGAAAATCTACAAAATGTGCGACTACGCCTTGTAAAAGGTGCTTACAAAGAAAGTGCAGAAGTTTCATTCCAGGAAAAGCATGAAGTCGATGAAAATTATTTAAAGCTCATTAAAATCCACCTTCAATGTCCTGGATTTACATCAATCGCAACACATGACCATCATATTATTGAACAAGTAAAAGCATTTGTAAAAGAAGAAAACATTCCGCTAAATCGATTTGAATTTCAGATGTTATACGGTTTCCGTTCTGAAATGCAAAAAGACTTGGCAAAAGAAGGCTTTGCTTTTACAACCTATGTTCCTTTTGGACAAGATTGGTATGCGTACTATATGAGAAGACTCGCCGAAAGACCCCAAAACATCAATTTGTTTTTAAAAAGCATGATTTCGAAATAA